Genomic DNA from Mycolicibacterium helvum:
GGTGTAGCCGGTCTTGGTGCGCTTGGTCTTGGGCATCTCCAGCTCGTCGAACAGCACGGCCTGCAACTGCTTGGGCGACCCGAGGTTGATCTGTTTGCCGATCACGGCGTATGCGGCTTCGGCCGCATCGCGGATCGCGTTGCCGAATGTGCTCTGCAGTTGCCGCAGCTGGTCGAGGTCGACCGCGATCCCGACCGATTCCAGACCGGCGAGCACCGTCTGCACCGGCAGCTCCATCTCGGCGAGCAGCTCCGCGGAGTCGATGCGGGTCAGCTCCTCGTCGAGCGCATCAGCCAGATCGGTCACGGCCCTGGCCCGCAGGATCAGCGTCTGCACCGCCTGATCGTCGACGCCGTCAGTGTCGTCGAGTAGTGAAAGCTGTTGCTGTTCAGGGTTGTCGGCCCGCAGCTCACGGCGCAAGTACCGCAACGAGAGATCATCGAGGGTGAAGCTGCGCTGACCGGGCCGCACCAGGTAGGCGGCCAGCGCGGTGTCGGAGGTGACCCCCGCCAACGTCCAGCCGCGGCCGGCCAGATCATGGATCGCCAGTTTGGCCTCGTGTAGTGCCTTCGGTTGGTCCGCCGCGGCCAGCCACCCGCCCAGTGCCGCTTCGTCCTCGGCGGTCAGTGTGGTGGTGTCGATGTAACAACCCTCACCGTCGGCGGCGGCGATCGCCACGGCCGTCGCATCGCCGTCGTAGGCCAGGTGTGTGCCCACCACGGCCAGCCCGCAGCGCGCACCGCTGGAGGCATGTTCGGCCAGCCAGGCAGCCACCGCGCCCGGCTCCAGCGCGCCGCCGCGCACGTCGAATCCTTCGTCGACCTCGGGGTCGGCCGAGGCGAGGGTGTCAAACAGCCGGTCCCGCAGGACCCGGAACTCCAGATCGTCGAAGAGCCGGTGGATCTGGTCGCGGTCCCATGGCTGCATCCGCAGGGTGTCCGGCGTCTGGGCGAGCGGGACGTCCTTGACCAGCTCGGTGAGGTCCCGATTGAGTATGACGCTGCCGAGGTGGGCGCGCAGCGCGTCGCCGACCTTGCCCTTGACCGCGTCGACGTTGTCGACCAGCGACTGCAGCGAGCCGTACTCGACGATCCATTTGGTGGCGGTCTTCTCCCCGACACCGGGAATGCCGGGCAGGTTGTCGCTCGGATCGCCACGCAGCGCCGCGAAGTCGGGGTACTGCCGCGGGGTCAGCCCATACTTGGCCTCGACCGCCTCGGGGGTGAAACGGGTCAACTCGCTGACACCCTTGATCGGGTACAGGACGGTGACGTCTTGGCTGACCAGTTGCAGTGAGTCGCGGTCACCGGTGACCACCAGGACCCGGTAGCCCTCGTTCTCGCCCTGGGTAGCCAGGGTGGCGATGATGTCGTCGGCCTCGAACCCGGGCTCCGCGAGCACCGTGATGCCCAGCGCGACAAGCACTTCCTTGGTGATGTCGATCTGGCCGCGGAACTCGTCCGGGGTGCTCGACCGGTTGGCCTTGTACTCCGGGAACTTCTCGGAGCGGTGGGTCTGGCGGGAGACGTCGAAGGCCGCGGCGACGTGGGTGGGCTGCTCGTCGCGCAACAGGTTGATCAGCATGGCGGTGAACCCGTAGACCGCGTTGGTGGTCAGCCCGTTCTTCGTCTTGAAGTTCTCGGCGGGCAACGCGTAGAACGCCCGGAAGGCCAGCGAGTTGCCGTCCAACAGCATCAACGTCGATTTGGTGTCGACGCCGGATTTTGCCGAGGGGGCCGCAGTGGCGGTCTTGGTGGGGCTCACGCACCCAACTCTAGGCAACCGTGCCGACACCCAGACGGTCCCGGGCCATCCCGGCCAGCTCCCGGGCCGCCGGGCTCATCGGGCCGTGCGCACGCCAGGCGAACACGAGCCGCGCCCGCAGCGGAGGTGTGATCGGCAGCGGGTGCAGCCCTGCCCGTGCTGTCGCCACCATCCGCGGCAGCACTGCCACCCCCAGCCCGCGCTCGGCGAAGTCGGCAATGGCCGACGGCGTGCTGGCCTCGAGCGCCACCCGGACACTGAGACCCGCTGCCGCACAAGCACTGTCGAGTTGACGCCGGATTCCGGTACCGCCGGGGAGCGCGATGACGGTGCGTTCGACCAGATCGGCCAACGTGATCGCGTGACGACTTGCCCACTCGTCATCCACGGCCACCGCGCCGACGATCGGCTCGTCGGTCACCACGACACCGTCGAGCCCGTCGGGCAACGCGTCGGGACCGACCGAGATGATCACGGCATCGAGCCGGCCGGACTGCACGCCTTCCACCAGGCCGGCGGTGTCGTCGGTGCCGAGAGTGACGTCGACGTGGGGATGGGCCCGGTGGAAGTCGGCGAGCAATCCCGGCATGTCGACGTCGTGGGCGGTGACTGTTCCGATGGCGACCGATCCGCGGATCAGCGAGGCCACCTCGTCGACCGCGGCGCGCGCGTCGGCGACCGCGGCCAATGCCGCCCTGGCATACGGCAGCATCGCTTGGCCGGCTGCGGTCGGTCGCACCTCGCGGCGGGTCCGATCCAGCAAGGGCTGGCCGACTTCGCGTTCCAGGCGGGCGATCTGCGCACTGACCGCAGGCTGGGCGACGAACTCCCGCTCGGCGGCGCGGGTGAAGTTCGCTTCCTCGACGACCGCGACGAAGTATTCGAGCTGCCGCAGTTCCATAACGACAGCTTATGGTTTCAGAAACAAGAATGTCTTGGACTTATAGCCGGTGGGCATCGAACCTTGACGACATGACCCACAACGCTGTTCTCATCGCCGGAGCCGGGATCGGTGGCCTGACCACCGCGCTGGCCCTGCACGCCCGCGGCGTCGACGTCGCCATCATGGACCGCGCCCGGACGCTGCGGCCTCTCGGAGTCGGGATCAACCTATTGCCACACGCCGTCCGCGAACTCACCGACCTCGGTTTGGGCGAAGCGTTGAACGAGATGGCGGTCGCACCACATTCCATCTGCTTCTACGGCCGCACCGGCGAGCTGTTGTTCCGAGAGCCGCGCGGGCTGGCCGCCAGCGACCCGCATCCGCAGCTGTCTGTCCACCGCGGTCGGTTGCAGATGCTGTTGCTCGAGGCGGTGAGCAGCCGTCTGGGCAGGTCCGCGGTGCAAGCCGGGATCGGTGTCGACGGGTTCACCCAGGATGCGGGTCAGGTCCGGGTGCGGACCACGGCTGGGGCGCTATCCGGTGCCGTGCTGATCGGTGCCGACGGAATCGGCTCGACGGTGCGGGCCGCATTGCACCCCGGACCCGACCCGCTGATGTGGTCGGGCATCACGATGTACCGCGGCGCCGCGGCGATGCCGGCGTTCCTGGACGGGCGCACCATGGCGATCATCAAGGGCGACAACGGCGTCGACCTCGTCACCTACCCGATCGGCGGCGACCTGGTCAACTGGGTGCTGCAGGTGCCAACCGGTGAACCCGGCGTGCTCGACGGCAACGCGCAGTGGAATCTGCCGGCCAACCCGGCCGAGGTGATCCGGCACCTGACCCACTGGAGGCTGGACTGGCTGGACCTCGACACTCTGGTCACGCGCACCGAGAATATCTTCGCCTATCCGATGGTCGACCGAAACCCGTTGCCCTACTGGGGTGTCGGACGAGTCACACTGCTGGGCGACGCCGCCCATCCGATGTACCCGGTGGGAGCGAACGGCGGATCGCAGGCCATCGTCGATGCTCGGGTGTTGGCCGACGAATACGCCGTGCGCGGCGTCGACGGCTTGCGCCGCTATGAGAACCAGCGCAGACCCGAGACAGCAGAGGTAGTAACCGCCAATCGGCAGATGCACCGTGCGCTCAGCGAGGGCGCCGCCGACCTCGACCGCGTCACCCGCACGTACCGCTCCGACACCGCTCGGAGCAGGCGCGCATGACCAGCTACGTCCTGCGACGGCAAGCACAATCTGCCGCGGGATAGTCCCGCGGGGTCGCCGAAAACTCAGCTGGATGCTTCGTCCCACTGAACTGGAACATGTTTCAGTCCTGCGCGAAGGATCGCCTACGATGACCTCGTGCCAGCATCTCCAGACGCCCCCACCCAACTACCGGCAATCGACGGATGGTGGGACCACGACGACGCCGGTGTGCCGCATCTGATCGGCGCGAAATGCCCACAGTGCGCGACTTACGTTTTCCCGCCGCGGGCCAACAACTGCCCCAACCCGGCTTGCGACAGCGATGTGCTCGAAGCCGTCGCCCTGTCGCGACGGGGCACGGTCTGGAGCTATACCGAGAACCGGTACAAGCCGCCACCGCCCTACCCGTCGCCCGACGAGTTCGAACCGTTCGCGGTGGCTGCCGTCCAGCTCGCCGATGAGGGCCTGATCGTGCTGGGCAAGGTCGTCGAGGGCACCTTGGCCGCTGATCTGAAGGTCGGCATGGAGGTCGAGCTGACGACGATGCCGCTCTACACCGATGACGACGGCGTCGAGCGCGTCACCTACGCCTGGGAGATTGCGAAATGAGTGCTGGAACTCCTGACCCGGTCTACATCCTTGGCGCGGGCATGCACCCCTGGGGTAAGTGGGGCCGCGACTTCACCGAGTACGGCGTGGTGGCCGCCCGTGCCGCGCTGGCCGAGGCCGGCTTGGACTGGCGCCAGATCCAGCTGGTGGCCGGCGCCGACACCATCCGCAACGGCTACCCCGGCTTCGTGGCCGGCGCGACGTTCGCCCAGAAGCTCGGCTGGAACGGCATCCCGGTCACCTCGAGCTACGCGGCCTGCGCCAGCGGCTCGCAGGCCCTGCAGAGCGCGCGGGCGCAGATCCTCGCCGGATTCTGCGACGTCGCCCTGGTCATCGGCGCCGACACCACACCGAAGGGCTTCTTCGCCCCGGTCGGCGGTGAGCGCCGCGACGATCCGGACTGGCAGCGCTTCCATCTGATCGGCGCCACCAACACGGTGTACTTCGCGCTGCTGGCCCGCCGGCGGATGGACCTCTATGGCGCCACGCTCGAAGACTTCGCTGCGGTGAAGGTCAAGAATGCCCGGCACGGGCTGAACAACCCGTATGCCCGCTACCGCAAGGAGGCCAGCGTCGAGGACGTGCTGGCCAGCCCGGTGGTGTCGGATCCGCTTCGGCTACTGGACATCTGCGCGACTTCCGACGGCGCAGCCGCGGTGATCGTGGCCAGCAAGGCGTTCGCCGAGAAGCATCTCGGATCGGTCGAGGGTGTGCCGTCGGTGCGCGCGGTGAGCCTGCAGAGCCCGCAATACCCGCAGCATCTCCCCGAATTGCCGGACATCGCAACGGATTCCACCGCGGTGGTACCCGGCCCGGAGCGGGTATTCAAGGATCAGATCCTGGACGCCGCCTACGCCGAAGCCGGTATCGGCCCCGAGGATCTGTCCCTGGCCGAGGTGTACGACCTGTCGACGGCACTGGAGCTCGACTGGTACGAGCATCTCGGCTTGTGCGCGAAGGGCGAGGCCGAGCAGCTGCTGCGCAGCGGTGCCACCACGATCGGCGGCCGGATTCCGGTCAACGCCTCGGGTGGTCTGGCGAGTTTCGGCGAGGCGATTCCGGCCCAGGCCATCGCTCAGGTCTGCGAATTGAGCTGGCAGCTCAAGGGCCAGGCCACCGGCCGTCAGGTCGAGGGCGCCAAGGTCGGCGTCACCGCCAACCAGGGCCTGTTCGGTCACGGCTCCTCGGTGGTCGTCGCCCGCTAGGTGAGCGAGACCATCGTCGTCACTGTCAAGCCCGGCAGCCGCAAGGGTCCGCTGGTCGAGACGGCTGCCGACGGCTCGCTGACGATCTTTGTGCGGGAGCCCGCACTCGAGGGCAAGGCCACCGCGGCTGCGGCCCGGTTGCTCGCCGAGCATCTTGGCGTCTCCCGCGGCGCCGTGACGCTGGTGTCAGGCGCGACATCACGGATCAAGCGGTTTCGCATCAACTAGTTAGTTAGATTGCCATCTGCTGATCGCCGTCGCCGCGCCAGACCTCGACGGCGTCCTGAAGCGGCAAACCCAGTGCATCGCACAGACTTACCACCGTCCCGAAGCTCGGGCTGGGCAGTCTGCCGACTTCGATCTTGCGCAGTGTCTCCGGGGAGATTCCGGCGTCCCGGGCGATGACCTCGGGAGCGCGGCCGGCTCGGGCCGTCCTGATCAATGCGCCGAGACGCTGGCCGGCTCGGATCTGTTCGGGACTCAGGGGTACGCGGACCATGCGGCCCAGCATACGGTATAAAAATACCGACGGAAGGAATTGCCCCAGATGATCGAAATCAAGACCGCCAAAGAAATCGACAAGATGGCCATCACCGGCCAATTCGTGGCGCAGACATTGGCCGCGTTGACGAAGAGCGCCGAGCCGGGCGTGAACCTGATGCAGCTCGAGCATCAGGCCCGAGCGCTGGTCGCCGAGCGCGGCGCGACCTCGTGCTACTGGGACTACGCACCATCGTTCGGTCGTGGCCCCTTCCGCAATGTTATCTGCCTGTCCGTCAATGATGCTGTGCTGCATGGGCTTCCGTGGGACTACGTGTTGCGCGACGGCGACCTGCTCAAGATGGACTTCGCGGTGTCGATCGACGGCTGGGTCGCCGACTCCGCTGTCACCGTCGTCGTCGGTGCCAGCACCGACCCGGCGGACGCTGCGCTGGTCGACTCCACCCGACGAGCCCTGGCTGCCGGTATCGCCGCCGCTGTCCCGGGCGGGCACCTCGGTGACATCTCCGCGGCCATCGGCGGCGTCGCCGCCGCGGCCGGCTATGCCGTCAACACCGACTTCGGCGGCCACGGTTTGGGCCGCACCATGCACGAGGATCCGCACGTCCCCAATCGCGGCAAGCACGGCCGCGGCCTGGTGCTGCGGCCCGGTCTCACCTTGGCGCTGGAACCGTGGTGGGGACGCGGATCCAACCGGTTGACTGTTGACCCGGACGGCTGGACGCTGCGCTCAGCCGACGGCTCCAACACCGCACATTCCGAGCACACGATCGCCATCACCGAACACGGACCACGCGTGCTCACGGTGACGGACTAGGCCACTCCGAGGTAGGCCGCTCGAATACTGTCGTCGGCCAGCAACTCTCGGGCGGGCCCGCTCTTGGTGACCGACCCGGTCTCCAGGATGTAGGCGCGATCGGACCGGCTCAGCGCCTGCTGAGCGTTCTGCTCCACCAGCAGCACCGTGGTGCCCTGGGCATTGATCTCGGAGATGATCTTGAAGATCTGCGAGATGATCATCGGCGCCAAGCCCATCGACGGCTCATCGAGCAGCAGCACCCGCGGACGCGCCATCAGTGCCCGCCCGATGGCCAGCATCTGCTGCTCGCCGCCGGACAGCGTGCCACCGACCTGTGTCCGGCGCTCAGCCAGCCTGGGAAACGTCTCGAACACCCAGTCCAGTCGCTCGTGACGGGCCGCCTTGGTATCGAACTTGCGCCCGTAACAACCCATTTCGAGGTTCTCCGTGACGCTCATACCGGGAAACACCCCGCGTCCCTCGGGGGCCTGGATCAGTCCGTCGATCGCTCGCTGGTGGGCTTTGACCCGGCTGATATCGCGGCCCTCGAACCAGATCGATCCCGACGTCAGCGGCCGCAGACCGGAGATGGCCCGCATCATCGTGGTCTTGCCCGCGCCGTTGGATCCCAGCAGCGTCACCAACTCACCCTGCCGCACTTCAAGCGAAACCCCGTGCAGCGCTTCGATCCTGCCGTAGTGCACCACGGCGTCGCGAATCTCGAGTAGCACCTGCGCCTCAGAGCTGGTCATCGGGCACCCCCAGGTAGGCCGCGATAACGGCCGGATCGTCGCGAATCTCGGCGGGTAGACCGTCGGCGATCTTGCGGCCGAATTCCAACACCACGATCCGGTCGGTGACACCCATGACCAGTCGCATGTCGTGCTCGATCAGCAGCACCGTGTACCCGTCGTCCCGGATGGCGCGGATCAGGTCGATCAGCGCGGCCTTCTCACTGGGGTTGAAGCCGGCGGCCGGCTCGTCCAGGCACAGCAGTTTGGGCTCGGTGGCCAGTGCACGGGCGATCTCGAGGCGGCGCTGATCCCCATACGGCAGGTTCTTGGCCTTCTCATCACCGCGATGCGCAATACCGACGAATTGTAAAAGCGCGGCGGCCTTTTCGATGGCTGAACGCTCCTCGCGGCGATGCCGCGGCGTGCGCATCAGGGCGCCGGGCACTGATGTCTTGTGCCGGGCGTCGGTGCCGACCACCACGTTCTCCAGGGCGGTCATCTCGCCCCACAACCGGATGTTCTGGAAGGTCCTGGCAATCCCCCGCCGGGTGATCTGGTGACGTTTGATCCGCCCCAGCGGTGCCCCGTCGAATGTCACCGAACCCGAACTGGGCCGGTACACACCGGTGATGGCGTTGAAGCAGGTGGTCTTGCCGGCCCCGTTGGGCCCGATCAGCCCGAGGATCTCGCCGCGCTTGATATCGAAACTCACCGAATCCAGCGCGGTCAGGCCGCCGAACTTCACGGTCAGATCCTTGGTCGCCAGCAGGGTTTCCCCCTCGGCGACCCCAACCTCGCGGTCCAGCACGGCCAGGCTCTCGTCGATCGGGGTGTCCGGATCGTCCTGGGTGCGGCCGCCAACGGGTTGGGTCATATGGCTGCCTTGGAATCGTCGGCGTTGCGTAACAGGTAGCGCGCCCGTTTGCCGTAGGTCAGTAGCTGCTGGCGTACCGGGAACAGACCCTGGGGACGGAAGATCATCAGCACCACCAGCGCGAGGCCGAAGAACAGGTACTTCAGGTCGCCGAGGTTGATGCCCAGCACGTGCACACCAAGCAACCTGTTGGGCAGGTAGACGATCACGAACGCACCGAAGATGACACCGAGCTTGTTTCCCTGTCCACCGAGCACCACCGCACACAGGAACAGCATCGAGTTGATGATGTTGAACGTCGGCGGGGCGACGTACTGCACCTGGCCGGCATACAGCGCCCCGGACAGCCCACCGATCGCGGCGCCGATGACGAACGCCCAGAGCTTGAACCGGAAGGTGTTGACGCCCATGACTTCCGCGGCGTCCTCGTCCTCCCGGATAGCCACCCAGGCCCGGCCCGCCCGGCTGCGCTCGAGGTTGCCGACCAACAACAGGATGCCGACCATGAGGATCAAGCCGAGCCAGAACCACCACGTTCCATAGTTCGCGTGGCCGGACGAATTGCCGCTGGAGAACACTCCGTCGCGCAGGTGGTCGCTCTCCCCCACGTGCGGATAGGCCACCTTGTTGAGGCCGCGGGAGCCGTTGGTGATGTCGGACAGGTTGTCGGCCAGCAGCCGGATGATCTCGCCGAAACCCAGTGTGACAATGGCCAAGTAGTCACCACGCAACCGCAACGTGGGGATACCAAGGATCAACCCGGCGAGCGCGGTGGCAGCCATGGCGATCGGCACACACGCCAGCCAGGCCCATTTCTCGCTGATCGCACCGCTGGTGATCAGCGTGCTCCACGGGCTGTCGGGGCTGGTCAGTAGGGCGACTGTGTAGGCGCCGACGGCGTAGAAGCCGACGTATCCCAGGTCGAGCAGACCGGCTTGGCCGACGACGACGTTGAGGCCGATTGCGATGATCGCGACCATGGCGAACTGA
This window encodes:
- a CDS encoding ABC transporter ATP-binding protein is translated as MTSSEAQVLLEIRDAVVHYGRIEALHGVSLEVRQGELVTLLGSNGAGKTTMMRAISGLRPLTSGSIWFEGRDISRVKAHQRAIDGLIQAPEGRGVFPGMSVTENLEMGCYGRKFDTKAARHERLDWVFETFPRLAERRTQVGGTLSGGEQQMLAIGRALMARPRVLLLDEPSMGLAPMIISQIFKIISEINAQGTTVLLVEQNAQQALSRSDRAYILETGSVTKSGPARELLADDSIRAAYLGVA
- a CDS encoding DUF167 domain-containing protein, with translation MSETIVVTVKPGSRKGPLVETAADGSLTIFVREPALEGKATAAAARLLAEHLGVSRGAVTLVSGATSRIKRFRIN
- a CDS encoding Zn-ribbon domain-containing OB-fold protein, whose amino-acid sequence is MPASPDAPTQLPAIDGWWDHDDAGVPHLIGAKCPQCATYVFPPRANNCPNPACDSDVLEAVALSRRGTVWSYTENRYKPPPPYPSPDEFEPFAVAAVQLADEGLIVLGKVVEGTLAADLKVGMEVELTTMPLYTDDDGVERVTYAWEIAK
- a CDS encoding helix-turn-helix domain-containing protein; this translates as MVRVPLSPEQIRAGQRLGALIRTARAGRAPEVIARDAGISPETLRKIEVGRLPSPSFGTVVSLCDALGLPLQDAVEVWRGDGDQQMAI
- the polA gene encoding DNA polymerase I, which produces MLLDGNSLAFRAFYALPAENFKTKNGLTTNAVYGFTAMLINLLRDEQPTHVAAAFDVSRQTHRSEKFPEYKANRSSTPDEFRGQIDITKEVLVALGITVLAEPGFEADDIIATLATQGENEGYRVLVVTGDRDSLQLVSQDVTVLYPIKGVSELTRFTPEAVEAKYGLTPRQYPDFAALRGDPSDNLPGIPGVGEKTATKWIVEYGSLQSLVDNVDAVKGKVGDALRAHLGSVILNRDLTELVKDVPLAQTPDTLRMQPWDRDQIHRLFDDLEFRVLRDRLFDTLASADPEVDEGFDVRGGALEPGAVAAWLAEHASSGARCGLAVVGTHLAYDGDATAVAIAAADGEGCYIDTTTLTAEDEAALGGWLAAADQPKALHEAKLAIHDLAGRGWTLAGVTSDTALAAYLVRPGQRSFTLDDLSLRYLRRELRADNPEQQQLSLLDDTDGVDDQAVQTLILRARAVTDLADALDEELTRIDSAELLAEMELPVQTVLAGLESVGIAVDLDQLRQLQSTFGNAIRDAAEAAYAVIGKQINLGSPKQLQAVLFDELEMPKTKRTKTGYTTDADALQGLYDKTGHPFLQHLLTHRDVTRLKVTVDGLLNAVAADDRIHTTFNQTIAATGRLSSTEPNLQNIPIRTEAGREIRDAFVVGSGGGIEYAELMTADYSQIEMRIMAHLSKDAGLIEAFNTGEDLHSFVASRAFGVEISEVTPELRRRVKAMSYGLAYGLSAYGLASQLKISNEEAKDQMDQYFARFGGVRDYLQSVVDQARKDGYTSTVLGRRRYLPELDSSNRNVREAAERAALNAPIQGSAADIIKVAMIRVDEALRTSALKSRMLLQVHDELLLEVAPGERDAVEALVRDKMGGAYPLDVPLEVSVGYGRSWDAAAH
- a CDS encoding ABC transporter ATP-binding protein, which translates into the protein MTQPVGGRTQDDPDTPIDESLAVLDREVGVAEGETLLATKDLTVKFGGLTALDSVSFDIKRGEILGLIGPNGAGKTTCFNAITGVYRPSSGSVTFDGAPLGRIKRHQITRRGIARTFQNIRLWGEMTALENVVVGTDARHKTSVPGALMRTPRHRREERSAIEKAAALLQFVGIAHRGDEKAKNLPYGDQRRLEIARALATEPKLLCLDEPAAGFNPSEKAALIDLIRAIRDDGYTVLLIEHDMRLVMGVTDRIVVLEFGRKIADGLPAEIRDDPAVIAAYLGVPDDQL
- a CDS encoding LysR family transcriptional regulator; its protein translation is MELRQLEYFVAVVEEANFTRAAEREFVAQPAVSAQIARLEREVGQPLLDRTRREVRPTAAGQAMLPYARAALAAVADARAAVDEVASLIRGSVAIGTVTAHDVDMPGLLADFHRAHPHVDVTLGTDDTAGLVEGVQSGRLDAVIISVGPDALPDGLDGVVVTDEPIVGAVAVDDEWASRHAITLADLVERTVIALPGGTGIRRQLDSACAAAGLSVRVALEASTPSAIADFAERGLGVAVLPRMVATARAGLHPLPITPPLRARLVFAWRAHGPMSPAARELAGMARDRLGVGTVA
- a CDS encoding FAD-dependent monooxygenase codes for the protein MTHNAVLIAGAGIGGLTTALALHARGVDVAIMDRARTLRPLGVGINLLPHAVRELTDLGLGEALNEMAVAPHSICFYGRTGELLFREPRGLAASDPHPQLSVHRGRLQMLLLEAVSSRLGRSAVQAGIGVDGFTQDAGQVRVRTTAGALSGAVLIGADGIGSTVRAALHPGPDPLMWSGITMYRGAAAMPAFLDGRTMAIIKGDNGVDLVTYPIGGDLVNWVLQVPTGEPGVLDGNAQWNLPANPAEVIRHLTHWRLDWLDLDTLVTRTENIFAYPMVDRNPLPYWGVGRVTLLGDAAHPMYPVGANGGSQAIVDARVLADEYAVRGVDGLRRYENQRRPETAEVVTANRQMHRALSEGAADLDRVTRTYRSDTARSRRA
- a CDS encoding branched-chain amino acid ABC transporter permease, with protein sequence MTHRNDTGKWSGRVLAPGDRLREWWSGLSRVQKWGIGVLGFGLLALSPLFPPPFFDTPGISFGGTMAQFAMVAIIAIGLNVVVGQAGLLDLGYVGFYAVGAYTVALLTSPDSPWSTLITSGAISEKWAWLACVPIAMAATALAGLILGIPTLRLRGDYLAIVTLGFGEIIRLLADNLSDITNGSRGLNKVAYPHVGESDHLRDGVFSSGNSSGHANYGTWWFWLGLILMVGILLLVGNLERSRAGRAWVAIREDEDAAEVMGVNTFRFKLWAFVIGAAIGGLSGALYAGQVQYVAPPTFNIINSMLFLCAVVLGGQGNKLGVIFGAFVIVYLPNRLLGVHVLGINLGDLKYLFFGLALVVLMIFRPQGLFPVRQQLLTYGKRARYLLRNADDSKAAI
- the map gene encoding type I methionyl aminopeptidase, with protein sequence MIEIKTAKEIDKMAITGQFVAQTLAALTKSAEPGVNLMQLEHQARALVAERGATSCYWDYAPSFGRGPFRNVICLSVNDAVLHGLPWDYVLRDGDLLKMDFAVSIDGWVADSAVTVVVGASTDPADAALVDSTRRALAAGIAAAVPGGHLGDISAAIGGVAAAAGYAVNTDFGGHGLGRTMHEDPHVPNRGKHGRGLVLRPGLTLALEPWWGRGSNRLTVDPDGWTLRSADGSNTAHSEHTIAITEHGPRVLTVTD
- a CDS encoding lipid-transfer protein yields the protein MSAGTPDPVYILGAGMHPWGKWGRDFTEYGVVAARAALAEAGLDWRQIQLVAGADTIRNGYPGFVAGATFAQKLGWNGIPVTSSYAACASGSQALQSARAQILAGFCDVALVIGADTTPKGFFAPVGGERRDDPDWQRFHLIGATNTVYFALLARRRMDLYGATLEDFAAVKVKNARHGLNNPYARYRKEASVEDVLASPVVSDPLRLLDICATSDGAAAVIVASKAFAEKHLGSVEGVPSVRAVSLQSPQYPQHLPELPDIATDSTAVVPGPERVFKDQILDAAYAEAGIGPEDLSLAEVYDLSTALELDWYEHLGLCAKGEAEQLLRSGATTIGGRIPVNASGGLASFGEAIPAQAIAQVCELSWQLKGQATGRQVEGAKVGVTANQGLFGHGSSVVVAR